A single window of Brevundimonas naejangsanensis DNA harbors:
- the argB gene encoding acetylglutamate kinase: MIETDRQSEERGWETAKTLAEALPYIQVYDRETVVIKYGGHAMGESAVARQFAADVVLLKLMGVNPVVVHGGGPQISAMLDKAGVKSAFVDGLRVTDKDTMSVAEMVLSGAVNKEIAHWITVAGKEADVRGVGLSGKDAGLLTVEKTKRTKRDPDSMIEHEVDLGFVGEPTKVDPKLIKGLIASETEDWVPVIAPIGVAEDGLTYNVNADTVAGAVAGALHAKRMLLLTDVPGVKGADGEIIRQMTLEEAQGLIDDGVATGGMIPKLETAMAAVRAGVEAVVILDGRRPHAMLVELFTEHGAGTLVKAK; the protein is encoded by the coding sequence ATGATAGAGACTGATCGGCAATCCGAGGAACGCGGCTGGGAGACGGCGAAGACGCTCGCCGAGGCCCTGCCCTATATCCAGGTGTATGACCGCGAGACCGTGGTCATCAAATACGGCGGCCACGCCATGGGCGAGAGCGCCGTGGCCCGGCAGTTCGCCGCCGACGTGGTGCTGCTGAAGCTGATGGGGGTGAACCCCGTGGTCGTGCACGGCGGGGGGCCGCAGATCAGCGCCATGCTGGACAAGGCGGGGGTGAAGTCGGCCTTCGTCGACGGCCTGCGCGTGACGGACAAGGACACCATGTCGGTGGCCGAGATGGTCCTGTCCGGCGCCGTGAACAAAGAGATCGCCCACTGGATCACCGTCGCCGGCAAGGAAGCCGACGTGCGCGGCGTCGGCCTGTCGGGCAAGGACGCCGGCCTGCTGACGGTCGAGAAGACCAAGCGCACCAAGCGCGACCCCGACAGCATGATCGAACACGAGGTCGACCTGGGCTTCGTCGGCGAGCCGACCAAGGTCGATCCCAAGCTGATCAAGGGCCTGATCGCCTCGGAGACCGAGGACTGGGTGCCGGTCATCGCCCCCATCGGGGTGGCGGAAGACGGCCTGACCTACAACGTCAACGCCGACACCGTGGCCGGGGCCGTCGCAGGCGCCCTGCACGCCAAGCGGATGCTGCTGCTGACCGACGTGCCGGGGGTCAAGGGCGCCGACGGCGAGATCATCCGCCAGATGACGCTGGAAGAGGCGCAAGGCCTGATCGACGACGGCGTCGCCACCGGCGGCATGATCCCCAAGCTGGAGACGGCCATGGCCGCCGTCCGCGCCGGGGTCGAGGCCGTGGTCATCCTGGACGGGCGACGTCCGCACGCCATGCTCGTCGAACTGTTCACCGAGCACGGCGCCGGCACCCTGGTGAAGGCGAAGTGA
- a CDS encoding sulfotransferase family protein → MLAKMTKKTALIVLGMHRSGTSSVAGALALAGAAAPKHLMPAAADNPKGFWESSAVADFNDRILNREGSNWHDWRAIPKAPLLADKSARNDAIDLLQDEFGDAAVIVLKDPRICRIFPLWRQALLEAGYNPLVVSPVRAPSEVAASLESRNALSRNHALRLWMRHVLDAEQASRGLDRRFVLWPDFLHQWRTVFDAINKLSATTLNLDDARSSEIDAFLSTDLRRQSDASPPPSAVARTYGLLAQLSRHGEHSDLHFALDDLRSDFDQACDLFSDAPR, encoded by the coding sequence ATGCTGGCGAAGATGACGAAAAAAACGGCTCTGATCGTTCTGGGTATGCATCGCAGCGGCACGTCGTCGGTCGCCGGCGCGCTCGCGCTGGCCGGGGCTGCGGCGCCGAAACACCTGATGCCCGCCGCCGCTGACAACCCCAAGGGTTTCTGGGAAAGCAGCGCCGTCGCCGATTTCAACGACCGCATATTGAACCGTGAAGGCTCTAACTGGCACGACTGGCGGGCCATCCCCAAAGCACCTCTTCTGGCGGACAAATCTGCACGAAACGACGCCATCGACCTGTTGCAGGATGAATTCGGCGACGCTGCAGTCATAGTGCTGAAGGATCCCCGCATCTGCCGTATTTTCCCGTTGTGGCGTCAGGCCTTGCTGGAAGCCGGGTACAATCCTCTCGTCGTCAGCCCTGTGCGGGCTCCGTCCGAGGTGGCCGCCTCGCTGGAATCTCGAAACGCACTGAGCCGCAACCACGCGCTGCGGCTGTGGATGCGTCACGTACTGGACGCAGAGCAGGCATCCCGAGGTCTTGATAGACGTTTTGTGCTGTGGCCAGATTTCTTGCATCAGTGGCGCACGGTTTTCGACGCCATCAATAAACTTTCGGCCACAACGCTGAACCTGGACGACGCCCGCTCGAGTGAAATCGACGCCTTCCTGTCAACCGACCTCAGACGACAGTCGGACGCCTCGCCCCCGCCTTCAGCCGTAGCCCGAACCTATGGTCTGCTGGCGCAGTTGTCGCGTCACGGCGAACACTCGGATCTGCATTTCGCCCTGGACGATCTCCGCAGCGACTTCGACCAAGCCTGCGACCTGTTCAGCGACGCGCCGCGTTAG
- a CDS encoding AGE family epimerase/isomerase, producing the protein MCGGSGTRLWPSSRPSRPKQFIPLAGNRSLFQETAMRVAPLIGDGVMVVVAGTRHRHWVLEQLEQLELQDRTQILLEPEARDSAAAMAAAAAWTLARDPEAVNVFVASDHHVPDHEAFRAAVREAAAAAAADGRIVTLGVKPTSASTAYGYINPEGPGLAAVKAFREKPDRDSAAEFIRDGYLWNSGNFIVSAATLTEELEARAPGVADAARRSLEHLPSGHVQVLGDAFRNAPKISIDYAVMEKTLRASVLAVDFAWSDLGAWDAIAETGEGEFGSHIFEDSEGCLVRAPEGVLVGVLGVSNLAIVAEEDAILVCDLDRAQDVKSVVERVRAAFPQHLDFQQPEPETLDAGGRRFGDWLRQSALPLWATLGQDDDGRFAEALSLDGRVMKLARRARVQARQVWSYAQAGRLGWQGPWRRAVRAGLERLEAEYLRPDGLCRTLLTAEGAPLDETAMLYDQAFVLLALEAGRSHADDPAAVEKTALQIRERLKDWLLPGGGWREQGEHPYQSNAHMHLLEACLAWEEGGGDAAWGAMADDIVDLAQRHFIDPDGGFLREFFDEQWRPAPGEPGRLVEPGHQFEWAWLLARHARLRGDVASIGLARRLFDFGARGISDDRVAVDAINLDGRPRGERARLWPQTEWLKAALILAETAEDGERRRYLLEAADALRALWLYLTPNGVWRDKRLGRKGFINEAAPASSLYHIMGAFGQFSASARRLDLTAADMSKPLG; encoded by the coding sequence ATGTGCGGTGGTTCCGGCACTCGGCTGTGGCCCTCCTCTCGTCCCTCCAGGCCGAAACAATTCATACCGTTAGCTGGGAACAGGTCGCTGTTTCAGGAAACGGCCATGCGTGTGGCGCCGCTCATCGGCGACGGGGTGATGGTCGTCGTGGCGGGGACGCGGCACCGGCACTGGGTGCTGGAGCAGCTTGAGCAATTGGAGCTGCAGGATCGGACCCAGATTCTGCTAGAGCCGGAAGCGCGCGATTCGGCCGCTGCTATGGCCGCCGCCGCTGCCTGGACGCTGGCGCGCGATCCGGAAGCGGTGAACGTATTTGTCGCTTCCGACCATCACGTACCCGATCATGAAGCGTTCCGCGCGGCCGTGCGTGAGGCCGCCGCCGCCGCCGCCGCGGACGGGCGGATCGTCACCTTGGGCGTGAAGCCGACGTCGGCCTCGACCGCCTATGGCTACATCAACCCGGAGGGGCCTGGGTTGGCCGCTGTTAAAGCGTTCCGCGAAAAGCCGGATCGCGATAGCGCCGCCGAGTTCATCCGAGATGGGTATTTGTGGAACAGCGGCAACTTCATCGTGTCGGCCGCCACTCTGACGGAAGAGCTGGAAGCTCGCGCGCCGGGCGTGGCGGATGCGGCGAGACGATCTCTCGAGCATCTGCCCTCAGGCCACGTCCAGGTGCTGGGCGACGCCTTTCGAAACGCCCCCAAGATTTCCATCGATTACGCCGTCATGGAAAAGACCCTGCGCGCCTCAGTCCTGGCGGTTGATTTCGCCTGGTCTGATTTGGGCGCATGGGACGCCATCGCTGAGACGGGCGAGGGCGAGTTCGGATCTCATATCTTTGAGGATTCAGAAGGATGCCTCGTTCGAGCGCCAGAAGGCGTGCTGGTGGGGGTTTTGGGGGTCAGCAATCTGGCGATCGTGGCTGAGGAGGACGCCATCCTCGTCTGCGATCTGGACCGCGCTCAGGATGTGAAGAGCGTGGTCGAACGGGTTCGCGCCGCGTTCCCGCAGCATCTCGACTTCCAACAACCTGAGCCGGAGACTCTAGACGCGGGCGGGCGTCGCTTTGGGGACTGGTTGCGTCAGTCCGCCCTGCCCCTGTGGGCGACGCTCGGGCAGGACGACGACGGCCGTTTCGCCGAGGCCTTGAGTTTGGACGGCCGTGTCATGAAGCTCGCTCGTCGAGCGCGCGTCCAGGCCCGCCAGGTCTGGTCCTATGCCCAAGCCGGACGGCTAGGGTGGCAGGGTCCCTGGCGCCGCGCCGTGCGGGCCGGGTTGGAGCGTCTTGAGGCGGAGTATTTGCGCCCAGACGGCCTTTGCAGGACCCTTCTGACAGCGGAGGGCGCGCCGTTGGACGAGACGGCCATGCTTTATGATCAGGCTTTCGTGCTTCTGGCTTTGGAGGCGGGGCGCTCTCATGCGGACGATCCCGCTGCGGTGGAGAAAACGGCCCTCCAGATTCGTGAAAGGCTGAAGGACTGGCTCCTTCCGGGCGGCGGCTGGCGGGAGCAGGGAGAGCATCCCTATCAGTCCAATGCGCACATGCATCTGTTGGAAGCCTGCCTGGCCTGGGAAGAAGGGGGAGGCGACGCCGCATGGGGCGCCATGGCCGATGACATCGTGGACCTGGCGCAACGGCATTTCATCGATCCAGACGGCGGTTTCCTGCGGGAGTTCTTCGACGAACAATGGCGCCCCGCCCCCGGCGAGCCTGGCCGTCTGGTCGAGCCTGGGCATCAGTTTGAATGGGCCTGGTTGCTGGCGCGCCACGCGCGACTGCGCGGCGACGTCGCCTCGATAGGTCTCGCCCGGCGGCTGTTTGATTTCGGCGCCAGGGGGATCAGCGACGACCGGGTCGCTGTGGACGCCATCAACCTCGACGGCCGCCCCCGGGGGGAGCGTGCGCGGCTTTGGCCACAGACGGAATGGCTCAAGGCCGCTTTGATCCTGGCGGAAACCGCAGAAGACGGCGAACGGCGCCGCTATCTGCTGGAGGCTGCGGACGCGTTGAGGGCTCTATGGCTCTATCTGACGCCCAACGGCGTCTGGCGCGACAAGCGTTTGGGTCGCAAGGGCTTCATCAATGAGGCGGCGCCCGCCAGTTCGCTTTATCACATCATGGGCGCGTTCGGGCAGTTTAGCGCCAGCGCGCGGCGCCTGGACCTTACGGCTGCGGATATGAGCAAACCGCTGGGCTGA
- the galE gene encoding UDP-glucose 4-epimerase GalE — translation MTNILVTGGAGYIGSHTCMRLAEAGFQPVVFDNLSNGHREAVQWGPLEEGDVRSATDIKRALERWRPAGVIHFAALIEVGLSFDQVSDFYAVNVGGALNVLAAMSDAGVAPFVFSSTCATYGEPQYLPLDESHPQNPINPYGRTKLAVEQALADLTRFGAIRPIILRYFNAAGADPEGRIGERHEPETHALPLAIQTVLGQRPVFSIFGDDYDTRDGTALRDYVHVLDLADAHVLALQRLLDGAPGGEAFNLGTGAGTTVKELIAAVEKASGRALPAKPQPRRQGDAPSLVANNAAAAGTLGWRLRWSLADMAQHAWNWHSKS, via the coding sequence ATGACCAACATTTTAGTTACCGGCGGCGCTGGCTACATCGGTAGCCATACGTGCATGCGTCTGGCGGAGGCGGGCTTTCAGCCCGTCGTGTTCGACAACCTGTCCAACGGCCATCGCGAGGCCGTGCAATGGGGGCCGCTGGAAGAGGGCGATGTTCGCTCTGCGACCGACATCAAGCGCGCGTTGGAGCGTTGGCGCCCGGCCGGCGTGATCCACTTCGCCGCCCTGATCGAAGTGGGCCTGTCTTTTGACCAGGTCAGCGACTTCTACGCCGTCAATGTCGGGGGCGCGCTCAACGTTCTGGCGGCCATGAGCGATGCGGGCGTCGCGCCGTTCGTCTTTTCATCCACCTGCGCGACCTATGGCGAGCCGCAGTATCTGCCTCTGGACGAGAGCCACCCTCAAAACCCGATCAATCCCTATGGTCGAACCAAGCTGGCGGTCGAGCAGGCGCTGGCTGACCTGACGCGCTTTGGCGCGATCCGTCCGATCATCCTGCGCTATTTCAACGCGGCGGGCGCCGATCCCGAGGGCCGGATCGGCGAGCGCCACGAACCCGAGACGCACGCGCTGCCTCTCGCCATCCAGACGGTCCTGGGTCAGAGGCCTGTGTTCTCGATTTTCGGCGACGACTACGATACGCGCGACGGCACGGCGTTACGCGACTATGTTCACGTTCTCGACTTGGCGGACGCCCATGTGTTGGCGTTGCAGCGCTTGTTGGACGGCGCGCCGGGCGGCGAGGCGTTCAATCTAGGCACCGGCGCTGGAACTACGGTCAAGGAGCTGATCGCCGCTGTTGAAAAGGCCAGCGGGCGGGCGCTTCCGGCAAAACCGCAGCCTCGACGCCAAGGGGATGCGCCCAGCCTTGTAGCCAATAATGCGGCGGCGGCCGGGACGCTGGGTTGGCGATTAAGGTGGAGTCTGGCCGATATGGCTCAGCATGCCTGGAACTGGCATTCCAAGAGCTAG
- a CDS encoding DUF4214 domain-containing protein, translating into MITFIQTSDVSKYRPLIDRSSLSLKAYCEKFGHAYECFYGIKRGAKPWHASLNRIPILKSYTQAGYDGWVVYVDADAYIADLSFDIGAYLAERSQYALIAAPSGLTPPRWWDINAGVFAINLGHDKARELVDLWFEKFMAPPLDVLSAEAVWGDVIDDQAILHEALNAVDGFEDVLLRDEGVFNWNARFIRQVVRDAAPMWLRIERIEQAVSQSLADAGIDASGVPQASGGNREEANEEFVEAIYKVMFGRHPDPGGRLSSLAALRSGERTYRDDLNSCMESPEFKDRLPQLLKRILTEEERRALAAALA; encoded by the coding sequence ATGATCACCTTCATTCAAACGTCCGACGTCTCGAAGTATCGCCCTCTTATCGACAGGTCCTCGCTCTCGCTGAAAGCATACTGCGAGAAGTTTGGACACGCTTACGAGTGCTTCTACGGGATCAAGCGAGGCGCCAAGCCTTGGCATGCCTCTTTGAACAGGATTCCCATCCTCAAATCCTACACGCAGGCGGGATATGACGGCTGGGTCGTCTATGTTGATGCCGACGCCTATATCGCCGACCTGTCGTTCGACATCGGCGCTTACCTGGCTGAACGGAGCCAGTACGCTCTCATCGCCGCCCCCAGCGGCCTGACGCCGCCGCGATGGTGGGACATCAACGCCGGCGTTTTCGCGATCAACCTCGGGCACGACAAGGCGCGCGAGCTGGTCGATCTCTGGTTCGAAAAGTTCATGGCGCCGCCGCTAGACGTGCTCTCCGCAGAAGCCGTTTGGGGCGATGTGATCGACGACCAGGCGATCCTGCATGAGGCGTTGAATGCTGTCGACGGCTTTGAAGACGTGCTGTTGCGGGACGAAGGGGTCTTCAACTGGAACGCACGCTTCATCCGTCAGGTTGTCCGCGACGCGGCTCCTATGTGGCTGCGCATCGAGCGGATCGAACAGGCTGTCAGCCAAAGCCTAGCTGATGCGGGGATCGACGCCTCCGGCGTTCCCCAGGCCAGCGGCGGAAACAGAGAAGAGGCCAACGAAGAGTTCGTCGAGGCCATCTATAAGGTGATGTTCGGCCGCCACCCGGATCCTGGCGGTCGGCTGTCTTCGCTGGCGGCATTGCGCAGCGGCGAGCGCACCTATCGCGACGACCTGAACAGCTGCATGGAGAGCCCGGAATTCAAGGACCGCCTCCCGCAGCTTTTGAAGCGGATTTTGACGGAAGAAGAGCGACGCGCGCTGGCGGCCGCCCTAGCTTGA